Proteins encoded by one window of Candidatus Zixiibacteriota bacterium:
- a CDS encoding methyl-accepting chemotaxis protein, which produces MKLFRFWTNSGLRFKIMTGVLISLLPILAIVVVAYNFNRTASIEGSDNLMVLMDKNGAKDINSYLSDQAMTFREWVADDIFGLAIEFNTLNEVKGSFASMLERAPAFSHLLITDKSGKVLVSEVNSKISGSVTSYDGQRVDQVENLLNKDIINVTQVPSSTKGENGADYPSTFMFSYQAKNSSGDVNGFFLAYLDWDRLQSQVNLMSSEAVANGFPRAKVVICDNKTRLLWSHSDREFIGKTMKGSEEFWQWMKNGNSLNAITFDMDDGSEYVVYDYLHDNHTLVGENSENIGNTELCLAFLIPENDILGKAKNALWISLVFAVCGILIGILIAFLLDRSIARPIKLSIGQLSDGANQVSSASEEVAGASQSLANGASEQASSLEESSSSLEEIASMTRQNTDSARNANNLASDTSKAAGRGTQAIEAMSRAMQEIKKSSDDTAKIIKVIDEIAFQTNLLALNAAVEAARAGEAGKGFAVVAEEVRNLAQRSADAAKNTSILIEGSQRNADNGVEVTGDLIAIFDEITDSITKITGHIGKLSSASEEQAKGIDQINSAVAKMNQVTQQNAANAEQSASASQQLASQAQNLQMVVRDLSTIVFGLKSSGVIESEIERRHFYREDVVGQPGQAGGERKPGEPSRAGSSRIRERKLGSTRNHGYPSNDPTPGQSNRDVVHLQEYEQGNF; this is translated from the coding sequence TTGAAATTGTTTAGATTCTGGACCAATAGTGGCCTCCGCTTTAAAATAATGACCGGCGTTCTGATCTCTCTGTTACCCATACTGGCGATTGTAGTAGTCGCATACAATTTCAATCGAACCGCTTCGATCGAGGGCAGTGATAACCTGATGGTCCTGATGGATAAGAACGGGGCCAAAGATATTAATTCCTATCTGTCTGATCAGGCGATGACTTTTCGAGAATGGGTGGCCGATGATATCTTTGGACTGGCTATTGAATTCAACACTCTCAATGAAGTGAAAGGATCCTTTGCCAGTATGCTCGAGAGAGCCCCCGCCTTCTCGCACCTGCTGATAACGGATAAGTCGGGCAAGGTCCTGGTTTCGGAGGTAAACTCGAAAATTTCCGGTTCGGTTACCTCCTACGATGGCCAGAGGGTCGATCAGGTTGAAAACCTGTTGAACAAGGACATAATCAATGTCACCCAGGTACCGAGCAGTACAAAGGGTGAAAATGGTGCCGATTACCCGAGTACATTTATGTTCAGTTATCAGGCTAAAAACAGCTCCGGCGATGTTAATGGTTTCTTTCTGGCCTATCTGGATTGGGATAGACTTCAAAGCCAGGTAAACCTGATGTCCAGCGAAGCGGTTGCCAATGGTTTTCCGCGGGCCAAGGTCGTCATCTGTGACAACAAGACAAGGCTTTTATGGAGTCATTCCGACCGGGAATTTATAGGAAAAACCATGAAAGGATCGGAGGAATTCTGGCAGTGGATGAAAAACGGCAATTCTCTTAATGCGATTACATTCGATATGGATGATGGTTCGGAATATGTCGTTTATGATTATTTGCACGATAATCATACCCTGGTCGGAGAGAATTCGGAAAATATCGGCAATACGGAGCTTTGTCTGGCATTCCTTATCCCTGAAAACGATATTCTGGGGAAGGCCAAGAATGCTCTCTGGATATCATTAGTCTTTGCTGTCTGCGGTATCCTGATCGGGATTCTGATTGCCTTTCTCCTCGATCGCTCCATTGCCCGGCCGATCAAATTGTCGATCGGTCAACTTTCTGACGGGGCCAATCAGGTAAGTTCGGCCTCCGAAGAAGTTGCCGGAGCCAGCCAGTCTCTGGCCAATGGTGCCTCAGAGCAGGCCTCGTCACTCGAGGAAAGCTCATCATCATTGGAGGAAATCGCCAGCATGACTCGCCAGAATACCGATAGCGCCAGAAATGCCAATAATCTTGCGTCCGACACCAGCAAGGCGGCTGGTCGCGGAACACAGGCTATTGAGGCGATGTCGCGGGCCATGCAGGAGATTAAGAAGTCCTCCGATGATACCGCCAAGATAATCAAGGTGATTGATGAGATAGCCTTTCAGACTAATTTGCTGGCCCTTAATGCCGCCGTTGAAGCGGCCCGGGCGGGCGAAGCCGGGAAAGGTTTTGCGGTTGTCGCGGAGGAGGTCAGGAATCTGGCCCAACGTTCGGCCGATGCCGCCAAGAATACCAGTATTCTTATAGAAGGTTCGCAGAGAAATGCCGACAACGGTGTGGAGGTGACCGGTGATCTTATCGCTATTTTTGATGAAATCACCGATAGTATCACCAAAATAACCGGGCATATTGGTAAACTGTCGTCAGCATCCGAGGAACAGGCCAAAGGTATCGATCAGATAAATTCGGCGGTGGCGAAAATGAACCAGGTCACGCAGCAGAATGCCGCCAATGCGGAGCAGTCTGCGTCCGCCAGCCAGCAGCTTGCCAGCCAGGCTCAAAATCTCCAGATGGTCGTCAGGGATTTATCCACGATTGTCTTTGGTTTGAAATCTTCAGGTGTAATCGAATCTGAAATTGAAAGACGCCATTTTTACAGGGAAGATGTTGTCGGGCAACCCGGGCAGGCCGGCGGAGAAAGAAAACCCGGAGAACCTTCCCGGGCTGGATCAAGCCGGATCCGCGAAAGGAAACTCGGTTCCACGAGAAATCATGGATATCCGTCAAATGACCCGACTCCCGGCCAATCAAACAGGGATGTTGTCCATCTGCAAGAATATGAACAGGGTAATTTCTAA
- a CDS encoding ABC transporter ATP-binding protein: MAGLTMAFAILLQMPMPLLTMYIIDELISPDKAHLVGLICGGLIVVIILRILSSLLERYFLTVFRLRVVTDLKCRLYEHVMRLSIDFFHKKQTGYLISRVSGDVEGIQGLFAETFLTLLRNILTFMVGITMVYWLNVKLALIATAILPFYLIALFAFNKKVRRLVEENREAYANVYKFLQEHLSGIGVIKAFIAERYDTIAMLSVLKTAIKREFRSSMMGTIATLTAGFISALGPVLVLWVGILEIIYGHLTLGGLIAFNAFMGYLFSPLGSISNINVNVQNSLTCARRVFEIMDIQPEVSQPTPTVNKNALISKGNIEFKNVDFIYSQSPNGAQILDDICFVAPAGKITAIIGRSGVGKSSIVNLLFRFYDYQKGEILIDGCDIRNFDLKYLRGNIGLVTQETFLFGYSIMENIKLARPHATNREAVEAARAAYAHDFIMNLPEKYETKIGERGALISGGERQRIALARVFLKDPRILILDEATSSLDSQSEAYVKKAMARLFDNRTTIIISHRLSTISDADHIILIDGGRVIDTGTHSSLYENNSLYKNLYDEQFSDVKAISNL; the protein is encoded by the coding sequence ATGGCCGGTTTGACAATGGCCTTCGCGATTCTCCTGCAAATGCCTATGCCTCTTCTGACCATGTATATAATCGATGAATTGATCTCTCCCGACAAGGCTCATCTTGTTGGTCTTATCTGTGGCGGGCTTATTGTTGTCATCATACTCAGAATACTTTCTTCTTTACTCGAGAGGTATTTCCTGACTGTCTTCCGATTACGCGTGGTGACAGATTTAAAATGTCGTTTGTACGAACATGTCATGCGGCTGTCAATCGATTTTTTTCATAAAAAACAGACTGGATATCTTATCTCCCGCGTAAGCGGCGATGTGGAAGGGATCCAGGGGCTATTCGCGGAGACTTTCCTGACGCTTCTACGGAACATCCTGACTTTTATGGTCGGTATTACCATGGTCTATTGGCTGAACGTCAAGCTGGCTTTAATCGCGACCGCCATTCTTCCCTTCTACCTGATTGCCTTGTTCGCCTTTAATAAAAAAGTCCGACGGCTGGTCGAGGAAAACCGCGAGGCGTACGCCAATGTTTACAAATTTCTTCAGGAACACCTTTCGGGAATTGGCGTTATCAAAGCCTTTATTGCCGAAAGATATGACACCATAGCCATGCTCTCGGTTCTTAAAACCGCAATAAAAAGGGAATTCCGTTCCAGCATGATGGGTACCATAGCCACCCTGACAGCCGGGTTCATAAGTGCGCTGGGGCCGGTGCTGGTGTTGTGGGTTGGTATTCTTGAAATAATCTATGGCCATCTTACCCTGGGCGGCCTGATCGCTTTTAATGCCTTTATGGGTTATTTATTCTCGCCACTCGGAAGTATCTCAAATATAAATGTCAATGTTCAAAATTCCCTGACCTGCGCCAGAAGAGTATTTGAAATTATGGATATTCAACCGGAAGTTTCCCAACCAACACCGACCGTGAATAAAAATGCCCTTATCTCCAAAGGCAATATCGAATTTAAAAATGTCGATTTTATTTACAGCCAGTCGCCCAATGGTGCCCAAATACTGGATGACATTTGTTTTGTCGCCCCGGCCGGTAAAATCACTGCCATTATCGGGCGCAGTGGGGTCGGAAAAAGCTCTATAGTCAATCTTCTATTCAGATTTTACGATTACCAGAAAGGCGAAATATTAATCGATGGCTGCGACATTCGCAACTTTGATCTCAAATATCTGCGAGGGAATATCGGGTTGGTTACCCAGGAAACCTTCCTGTTCGGATACAGTATAATGGAAAACATCAAACTGGCTCGACCCCATGCCACCAACCGGGAAGCCGTCGAGGCGGCCAGAGCCGCTTACGCCCACGACTTCATCATGAATTTGCCCGAAAAATACGAAACCAAAATCGGCGAACGCGGCGCCCTCATATCAGGCGGCGAACGGCAACGGATCGCCCTGGCCCGGGTCTTTCTTAAAGACCCGCGTATTCTTATTCTCGATGAAGCGACTTCCTCCCTGGACAGCCAATCGGAAGCTTATGTGAAGAAGGCAATGGCACGACTATTTGATAATCGAACCACGATAATTATTTCTCATCGCCTGTCGACCATATCCGATGCCGACCATATTATCCTTATCGATGGCGGTCGGGTTATTGATACCGGAACTCACAGCAGCCTTTACGAAAATAATAGCCTATATAAAAACTTGTATGATGAGCAATTTTCTGATGTCAAGGCAATATCAAATTTATAG
- a CDS encoding substrate-binding protein, with protein sequence MKHFKISTVLMLVIGILMVTAICEATVKVGLNYPKTGPYSVQGLDQWRAAEMAVGEINAAGGILGEPVEIIWRDSESKSNVTTANVTDMIDNDGVKMVFGGSSSGVAVAAAKVCYAKNVPFFGTLTYSTSTTGEDGLKTTFRECYDSWMAAKAIGDYLKKNFPGKKYLYITADYTWGWTTETSMRKFTGTDDESAHKGIKTPFPGATTEDFKKALSFAKMVKPDVLVLVLFGNDMVEAIRMATAMGLKNEMQLVVPNLTLGMAEGAGPKVMEGVIGALPWTWKVPFNYNYQRGQEFVNRFASKYNRYPSTSGASAYTILYEYKAAVERAKSFKTEDVIKNLEGHEYTLLKDKQVWRPFDHQSVQTIYLIKCKPEAEVLKDKYKLDYFDILSSMPGEEAAITHSEWTSQRQQAGASSEL encoded by the coding sequence ATGAAACACTTCAAAATCTCAACCGTCCTGATGCTTGTTATCGGCATCCTTATGGTCACCGCCATTTGCGAAGCGACTGTAAAGGTCGGATTGAATTATCCCAAGACCGGTCCCTATTCCGTTCAGGGTTTGGACCAGTGGCGCGCGGCCGAGATGGCTGTGGGAGAAATTAACGCGGCCGGCGGTATTCTCGGCGAGCCGGTTGAAATTATCTGGCGCGATTCCGAATCCAAATCGAATGTAACCACCGCCAATGTCACCGATATGATCGACAATGACGGTGTCAAGATGGTTTTTGGCGGATCGTCCAGCGGAGTCGCTGTGGCCGCCGCCAAGGTTTGCTATGCCAAGAATGTCCCGTTTTTCGGGACTCTGACATATTCCACCTCAACAACTGGAGAAGACGGTCTCAAGACCACCTTCAGGGAATGTTATGATTCCTGGATGGCGGCCAAAGCCATCGGGGATTACCTGAAGAAAAATTTCCCCGGCAAAAAATACCTCTACATTACGGCCGATTACACCTGGGGTTGGACCACCGAAACTTCCATGCGCAAATTCACCGGCACTGATGACGAGTCGGCCCATAAAGGAATCAAAACGCCATTCCCGGGGGCAACCACCGAAGATTTTAAGAAGGCTCTTAGTTTTGCCAAAATGGTCAAGCCGGATGTCCTGGTGCTGGTGCTTTTCGGAAATGATATGGTTGAAGCCATCCGGATGGCCACTGCCATGGGGCTAAAAAACGAAATGCAACTGGTTGTTCCCAATCTTACCCTCGGCATGGCCGAAGGGGCCGGTCCTAAAGTCATGGAGGGCGTCATCGGAGCACTCCCGTGGACCTGGAAGGTTCCCTTTAATTATAACTATCAACGCGGCCAGGAATTCGTGAACAGGTTCGCTTCCAAGTATAATCGTTATCCCAGCACTTCCGGCGCCTCAGCCTATACCATTCTTTATGAATATAAAGCAGCCGTCGAAAGAGCCAAAAGTTTCAAAACTGAAGACGTCATTAAAAACCTTGAAGGGCACGAATATACATTGCTGAAGGATAAACAGGTCTGGCGTCCCTTTGATCACCAGTCGGTACAGACCATTTACCTTATAAAATGCAAGCCGGAAGCCGAAGTTCTGAAAGATAAATACAAACTCGATTATTTCGATATCCTGAGCAGTATGCCAGGCGAAGAAGCGGCCATCACTCACAGCGAGTGGACTTCCCAGCGTCAGCAAGCCGGGGCCTCTTCGGAATTATAA